GACGTGCTGACCGACGAGTTTCTGCTGCTCCCCCCGGCCGATCGGGTCATTCGTGACAGCGACATGTTGCTGATCTTCGGCCGCAATGAAGATATCAACCGCGCAATCGGGAACCGCTGATCGCCCTAGGCGGTTCATCTGCCCGCTGTTGAATCTAAAAGTATTTATCCGCGTCAGGTCCGACGACCAGATCCGCAGCATCATAAAGTAGCGCGACTGAAATACTCTCAAAATGAGGCCTGAACATCGCGATCATTACAGCCTTAAGCTGGTCTTAAGGTGAGTTCTTTACTATCCCTGCTTTCCCTACTTCAGATCAGTTAGGTTGTCAGGATAGATTTTTGGAGGCATATCCACAGGAGAATGTTTAATGATGGGACGGAATCCGCCAATCCTGGTCCTGGGCCGATGAGACTTATCCACAAGGGCGTGTTTAGCCTGGTCCTGGTTTTACTCAGTGCCTGCGCCAGCTATCGGCCACAGCCCCTCACACAGGCCGCGGTCCAGGCCAGGCTGAAGCACCCGGATATGGCAGAGCTGCGGATTCTCGCCAGTGAGATTAAACACCCCATTCTTCACCCGGTGGCGTTAAACCCTGAAGAGGGTCTTTCCCCCGATGGCGCCGCGGTGCTCGCGGTCCTGCTGAATCCCGCCCTGCGCGCCCTGCGCGACCAGAAAGCCGTAGCCAACGCCCAACTGCTTGAGGCCGGACTGCTGCCCAATCCCGAACTCTCCTACAGTCTCGATCTACCGACGGGGAACCGGGCCGGACGCGGCAACGCTTTCGGGCTGGGGTTGAATTGGAATGTTTCCGCGCTGATCTCGCGCGCCGCCCGCAGGGGCAGCGCACGGGAGCATGATGCTGCCATCGCCCTGGATATTGCCTGGCAGGAGTGGCAGGTTGCGCAAGGGGCTAAATCCGCCGTCTATCGGCTGGTGAGTTTGCAGGCGCAGGAGGCGCTTGCTGAGCAGTCCGCACAACATCTGGCGACAACCCTGACGCGTCTCCAACATGCCGTTGCGGCTGGTTCTTTGACGTCCAGCACCCTGCGTCCGGCCCAGGCGGCCTGGAGGCAGGCCAACGCAACCCGGCTCGAGCTCAGCCAGAAGACCGCGCAACAGCTGTTACAACTCAAACGCTTGCTGGGGCTGCCGAGTACCAGCAAACTGCATCTGCAGCAGGAAATTTCTCTGCCCTCCCGAATTGAACTGCCCGCTGAAACAGCCCTGCTCAAAGATCTGGAACAGCGGCGTCTGGATCTGCTTGCCCTGCGGCGCGGTTATGCCAGTCAGGAGGCGGCAGTTCATGCGGCCATCCTGAACCAGTTCCCACAGATCAGCATCGGGCCGACGCTGAGTCGCGATGCGGACAACCTGCGGACAACGGGATTCAGCCTCAACCTCAGCCTGCCGATTTTCAATCGCAATCAGGGCCAGATTGCCCTGGAGCGTGCGACCCGGCAGAGACTGTTGGATGAATACACCAACCGGGTCTTCGAAGCCGGTTCGGACATCGGTCTACTCTTATCTGGAATCCACTTTATCAACGAACAGATCACTCAGGCCCAGGCGGACGCGACCGATCTTGATTGCCAACGGCAACTGTCCCGCTCGGCGCTTGCCGCAGGGCTAACCGACCGGGTTTCTGCTGACCTGATCTGGAACGCACATATCAGGGCACAGATGAAAATGTTCGCCCTGCGAGGCGACCTGGCCCAGGCGCTTGTCGCCCTTCAGCTGGCTTCCGGTTTCTATGCAATCCCGCTCGCCGCAACTCCGCCAACCGGAGCCGCGCCGAGCTGGATCAACGAAGGAAAAGCCTTATGAGGTTCACACCCACGCTCCGCGTTATGATGGCAATACTGTGCGGCGCTCTGCTTCTGCCCCTCTCTGCCATTCAGACCTGCGCGGCGCCGCAGACATCCTCTGCCACCGGCGATACTGCGTCTGCCGGACCGCAGCTGATGACCCTGGCACGCCCCGAACTGCGCACATTTATTCAGCAGATTCCCTGGATCGGCCGCGTCGAGACCAAGGTTTCGGTGAAACTGAGCGCGCCCCTGGCTGGCCAGATCGCGACGATCAGCGTTGAGGATCAGGCCCGGGTTAAAAAAGGCCAGCTGCTGGTGACACTCGGTGGTTTTCAGGTGGAAGGGGAGCGCGCCCGACTGACGGCTGAGGTTGAATCCCTGCACACCCAGCTTGAACTGGCGCAGCAGACCCGGAAACGGCTCAAGGAGAGTCTGCAGGCACAACTGGCGACAAAAGATCAGCTGGCCGCAGCTCTGAGGACACAGGTGCAACTTGAAACACGCTGGCATGAAGCGCTCACGCAGCAGAAACTCTTTGAGAAAAAAATTCTCATCACCGCCCCCACAAATGGAATTTTCACGCAACGGCGGGTCAGTTTGGGGCAACAGGTGAAGGCCGGTGAGGTGATCGCTGACGTCATCGACCTGGATCAGCTGCGTGTCCTGGCCTTCATTACGCCAGCGGCAGGTGTTGAGCTGCGGGGCAGAGAGGCTCGGCTTCAGCCTGACCAGATGCAGCCGGCCTTGCGGGGAGTGGTGCAGGCCGTGCTGCCTCAGGCCAGCGCGACCGGGGCGCTGCAAATCTGGATCGAGGGCCCACAAATCAATCGCCTGCTGCGGCCCGACCAGACGGTTGCCGGAACTGTCACTATTGCGACCGGGACGCAAGCCCTCGCGGTTCCGCAATCGGCGATCATCTACGATGCAGAAGAAAATCCCCTGATTTTCGTGCAGAAAAACCAAACGTTTGTGCCGCAGTATGTTCAGCTGGGCCAGGTGCAAAATGGCTGGGTGGAGGTTCTCTCCGGCCTGAGCGCAGACCAGACCCTGGTCACAGAAGGGGGCTACGAACTCTTTTATCGCCAGTTCAATAAACAGTTCAAGGTCGCGGATTAAACGATGCAGAAATTTCTGAAACTGACCATCGCCAATCCGCTTGCGGTCATACTGCTGGTGATGATCGCGGTCTGGGGTGGGGCCTTCGCCCTGCTGCACCTGCCGGTGGGTCTGTTTCCCGGTCTGGATGTGCCGGTGGTCAACGTAATTACCCATTATCCCGGCGCCGCCGCGGAAGACGTGGAACTGCTCGTTACGCGCCCGATCGAGGATCGGATCCGCGCTATTTCCGGGGTTCGGCGCGTCGCCTCTACTTCCATCGAGGGGGTCTCTCAGGTCACAGCCGAATTTGATTGGGGCCTGCGGCTGACCGATGCGCGCCAGCTGATCCAGGCTGAACTGGCACCTCTTCAACGCGAGTTGCCCGGCGACGTCAGACCTCGACTGGAGAATATCGGCACGACCCTGCAAGAGGTCGCGGGTTATGTAGTTTCCGGCGGCGGGAACCCGAGTGAGCTGCGTACAACGGTGCGCAGCACGCTGGTCAGCCGCCTGATGAGTGTCGCCGGGGTCGCTCACGTCGAGGTTCTGGGCGGCGACGAACCGGCCTATATCGTCCAGCTCAGGCCGGAGGCCTTATCCCGCCATCACCTGACGCTCAGCGCCGTTTCTGCCGCCCTGAGCAGATACAACCAGGTGGCCGCGACCGACTTTATCGAGCGCGGGGCGCGCGAATATTTTATCCGCGGCGATAGCCGCTTACAGACGGCAGCGGATATCCTGGCGGTGCCGGTGGTTGCCGACGGCGTCAACTCGATCTTTTTGCGAGATATTGCCCGGGTGAAAAGCGGACGGGTGCCCAGGCACTACCGGGTACATGGTAATGGCCTGCCCGCAGTGGCATTTCTCGTCAGCAAGCAAACCCAGGCCAGCACGATTGGCGTCGTTCAGGGCGTCGACCGCGAGCTGCAAAGCCTCAAATCGCTCCTCCCGCCCGGGGCAAAAATCCGCAAATTCTATGATCAGGCCGACATTGTCAGCGAAGCCCGAGACGCACTCTTTCACGATCTGATCCTGGGCGCTTTGCTGGCGGTGGCGGTGCTGTTTTTCTTTATGGGCCCCCTGCGCGCGACCCTGATCGTGACCGCGACCATCCCGATCACCCTGCTGGCGACCCTGGCGGTGATGCAGCTGTTCGGCCAGACCCTCAATGTGATCACCCTTTCGGCCCTGACCCTGGCGGTCGGGATGGTGGTCGACGATGCGATCGTGGTGGCCGAAAGCGTGATGCGCCATCTGCAGTCGGGAGCAGGGCGGCAGGCCGCCAGCCTGGCCGGAGCGGCAGAGATTGCGGGGCCGGATATCTCCGGCACCCTGACCACGGTAGCGGCCTTTGCGCCCCTGCTGTTCCTGGGCGGCATCGCCGGCCTTTTCGTGCGTCCTTTCGGCCTGGTCGTCAGCGTCGCGCTGCTGGCTTCCCTCGTCGTTTCCCTGACCCTGGTGCCGATGCTGTTCGGCCAGATTGACTGCGTCGGTCGCCACCGCGCCCTGGGTTCGCGACTTCTGGATGGTCTGGACCGGGGGCTGCAGAAGACGCTGCGCTGCGCCTTTGCCCACCGCGGTCTGGTGCTGCTGCTGGGGGGATTGAGTCTGGGGCTGGGTGGGCTTGCCGCCTGGCTGGGACCGGTCAGTGTTCTGCCGCCGATCGACGAGGGTGCGATCCTCATCGAATACGTCATGCCGCCGGGGACCTCCCTGAGCGAGAGCGACCGGGTCGGCAATATTCTTGAACAACAGGCCCTGGCACAACCGGATGTCGAGACCGTCTATCGCCGCACCGGGTCACCTGAAGGCGGGTTTCAAATCGAGGGGGTCAATCGCGGCGAACTTACGCTCAAGCTCAGTCCACGCAAGGTCCGCAGCCGGACAGTGGCTCAGATCATTGCGCGCCTGCGCAGCGCATACGCCCAGATTCCCGGCGTAGCCTTTCTGTATCACCAGCCGACCCAGGAAAAAATGGACGAAAGTCTTTCAGGTTTGCCCGCCCTGTTCGGGGTAACAATCTATGGCAGGGATAACAACAGACTTGTCACCCTCGCGGGTCAAGCCGAAGAGATCATGGCCAAAGACTCGGCGCTGGCCAACATCATCAACAACACCAAGATCAAGAGTCCCCAGATCATCTTCCGGCCTGACCCGCTCGAACTGGCCCGCTACGGCCTCGCGCCCGGCGATGTTTTCGCGACGATTCAGGCCAGTCGCTCAGGGCTCCTGGCGACAACCATCCTGCGCCAGAGACAACAGGTGCAGGTTTTGCTCAAGAATGATGCGCCGCCCGACATGACCCTCGATCTGCTCGAGGGGCTGGCGATTAACACCGCTAAGGGTCCGGTACCGCTGCGACAGCTGGCCAAGGTTGAAATGACCCATCTGCCCGCCGCCGTGACCCGCCTCAATGGCCAACGCGAAGTCACGCTGCTGGCCGAGGTCGATGGCAGCATCCCTGCGGCGGTGGAGCGGCTGCGCCAGAAGTTCTCAGCTATCAGCCTCCCTGAGGGCTATAGCATTACCTTTACCGGTCAGTACCAGGTGCTCACTCAAACAATCCGGGACTTTCTGCTGGTCGGGCTGGCGGCCATGATGCTGGTCTATCTGATCCTGACCATGCAGTTTCACTCCTGGCGTCAGCCGTTGATCATTCTGGTGACCATCCCGGTGGCCCTGGTGGGTGCAATCGTACTGTTGGCCATCACCCAGGTCGGCCTCGACGTCTCGGTCGGCATGGGGGTTCTGACCCTGGTTGGCATCGCGGTCAATAACGCGATCGTCCTTCTCGACTACACCAACCGGCAGGTCGCCGCTGGTCAGGACCTGACCGATGCCCTGCTGGCTGCCGCCTCGGTCCGCCTGCGCCCCATCCTGATGACGGCGACGACCACAATCTGCGCCCTGATACCAGTCGCTCTCAACCCGGCGGTCGGCTCACGGATCTTTCAACCCTTCGCGATCACCGTTATCGGCGGGCTGCTTTCAGCGACCTTCGCCACCCTGATTCTGGTCCCGGTGCTCAGAACCTTTCGCCAGCAGGGGGAGTAAAAACGGGCACTATGGCATTGAAAGGATGACTTGGATGGCTCCAGCTTGAAGCCAGATGATGTCCATTCAGGATTCCCGCTGTTGATCATGATTTGAGGGTTCAGGTGCTTTTAATTCGTGGCGGGGATCTTTGTTTCCAGGCCCAGGTAAAACCGGCCAGGGCCACGGCCGCGATTGACGCCCCGCCGTAAAAGGTGGTCGCGGCCCCGAAATGCTGCCAGAGACCACCGGCAAGCAGGCTGGCGAACAGGATGGCGATGCCGCTGACCAGACCGAAGATCCCGAAGGCGGTACCGCGTAACTCCGGCGTTGCGGCGTCGGCCACCAGAGCCGAGAGCAGGCCCTGGGTCAGGCCCAGATGCAGCCCCCACAATCCCGCACCGGCATAGACCCACCACAGATTCGCCGCTCCGGCCAGCAACAGGTCGGCGGCAATCAAGACCAACAAACCCGTGGCCATCAACCCCTTACGTCCGATGCGGTCCGAAAGCTTGCCCACCGGGTAGGCGGTCAGGCTGTAAGCGATGTTCATGACCACCAGCACCAGCGGAATCAGGCCGGCGCGCAAGCCCAGATCTTCGGCGCGCAGCAGCAAAAAGGCCTCGCTGAAGCGAGCCAGGGTAAAGAGCGCGCCGATCACCACCACTAACCAATAGCCGGAACCGAGGCGCGCCAGGCTATGACGCCGAAAAGGAAAGCTGAAGCGTTTTTCGCTGTTTGATGCCGGTTCCTTGACCCAGAAAAACAGGATCAAAACCGCCATCAGCCCCGGAATAAAAGCGATCCAGAAGACCCGGCGAAAGTTGTCGCCGGTCAGCAGCATCAGGCCGATAGCGAGCAGCGGTCCGGCGAAGGCGCCGACGCTGTCGAGGGACTGACGCAGGCCAAAAGCGGCACCGCGCTGTGCAGGTGGGGTGACATCAGCGACCAGCGCATCGCGCGGCGCACCACGCACCCCCTTGCCGATGCGATCAACGAAACGCGCACCGAACACCAGCCCGATACTGGGCGCCATGGCAAACAAGGGTTTGCTGAAGGCGCCCAGCCCATAGCCGCACAGAGCCAGAATCTTGCGCTTGCCGAGCCAGTCGCTTAAGGTCCCGGAAAAAACCTTCACGATCAGTGCAGTGCCCTCGGCCACCCCCTCAATCAAGCCGACGGTCTGGACACTGGCGCCGAGAATACTGACCAGAAACACCGGCAGCAGGCTGTGGACGATCTCGGACGAGACATCCATGAACATGCTGACCAGACCGAGCGCCCAGACGGTTGTCGGAAGCGCGCGCCTGGCAGGCAGTGGTGTTTCAGACTCAGTCGACATTGCCATCCGCGGCCTCAGGGAGTGAACCCTGGCTCCGACCTTGCCGACGACGCAGCCAGATATAGCCCGCCACCAACAGCAGACAGGCAAACAGGACCAGCCATAAAATGCGATGCAGGTACTGCCCGACCAGCTGCGGGTTATTACCGATGACATAACCGGTCAGCGCCAGGATAATAACCCAGACACCGGATCCCAGCGCGGTGAAGGCCGCAAAGAGCAGCGGGTTCATGCGCGCCAGTCCGGCGGGCAGGCTGATGTATTGACGGATACCGGGCAACAGGCGGCCGACAAAGGTCGAGATATGCCCATGACGGGCAAAGAACAGTTCGGCCCGATCGAGGGATTTGGAACTCACCAGGAAATAACGCCCGTAACGCTCAAATAGCGGCCGGCCCCATCTGACCGCCAGCCAGTAATTAAAGCTGGCCCCGAGCAGGCTGCCG
Above is a genomic segment from Geopsychrobacter electrodiphilus DSM 16401 containing:
- a CDS encoding TolC family protein, with protein sequence MRLIHKGVFSLVLVLLSACASYRPQPLTQAAVQARLKHPDMAELRILASEIKHPILHPVALNPEEGLSPDGAAVLAVLLNPALRALRDQKAVANAQLLEAGLLPNPELSYSLDLPTGNRAGRGNAFGLGLNWNVSALISRAARRGSAREHDAAIALDIAWQEWQVAQGAKSAVYRLVSLQAQEALAEQSAQHLATTLTRLQHAVAAGSLTSSTLRPAQAAWRQANATRLELSQKTAQQLLQLKRLLGLPSTSKLHLQQEISLPSRIELPAETALLKDLEQRRLDLLALRRGYASQEAAVHAAILNQFPQISIGPTLSRDADNLRTTGFSLNLSLPIFNRNQGQIALERATRQRLLDEYTNRVFEAGSDIGLLLSGIHFINEQITQAQADATDLDCQRQLSRSALAAGLTDRVSADLIWNAHIRAQMKMFALRGDLAQALVALQLASGFYAIPLAATPPTGAAPSWINEGKAL
- a CDS encoding efflux RND transporter periplasmic adaptor subunit — protein: MRFTPTLRVMMAILCGALLLPLSAIQTCAAPQTSSATGDTASAGPQLMTLARPELRTFIQQIPWIGRVETKVSVKLSAPLAGQIATISVEDQARVKKGQLLVTLGGFQVEGERARLTAEVESLHTQLELAQQTRKRLKESLQAQLATKDQLAAALRTQVQLETRWHEALTQQKLFEKKILITAPTNGIFTQRRVSLGQQVKAGEVIADVIDLDQLRVLAFITPAAGVELRGREARLQPDQMQPALRGVVQAVLPQASATGALQIWIEGPQINRLLRPDQTVAGTVTIATGTQALAVPQSAIIYDAEENPLIFVQKNQTFVPQYVQLGQVQNGWVEVLSGLSADQTLVTEGGYELFYRQFNKQFKVAD
- a CDS encoding efflux RND transporter permease subunit; its protein translation is MQKFLKLTIANPLAVILLVMIAVWGGAFALLHLPVGLFPGLDVPVVNVITHYPGAAAEDVELLVTRPIEDRIRAISGVRRVASTSIEGVSQVTAEFDWGLRLTDARQLIQAELAPLQRELPGDVRPRLENIGTTLQEVAGYVVSGGGNPSELRTTVRSTLVSRLMSVAGVAHVEVLGGDEPAYIVQLRPEALSRHHLTLSAVSAALSRYNQVAATDFIERGAREYFIRGDSRLQTAADILAVPVVADGVNSIFLRDIARVKSGRVPRHYRVHGNGLPAVAFLVSKQTQASTIGVVQGVDRELQSLKSLLPPGAKIRKFYDQADIVSEARDALFHDLILGALLAVAVLFFFMGPLRATLIVTATIPITLLATLAVMQLFGQTLNVITLSALTLAVGMVVDDAIVVAESVMRHLQSGAGRQAASLAGAAEIAGPDISGTLTTVAAFAPLLFLGGIAGLFVRPFGLVVSVALLASLVVSLTLVPMLFGQIDCVGRHRALGSRLLDGLDRGLQKTLRCAFAHRGLVLLLGGLSLGLGGLAAWLGPVSVLPPIDEGAILIEYVMPPGTSLSESDRVGNILEQQALAQPDVETVYRRTGSPEGGFQIEGVNRGELTLKLSPRKVRSRTVAQIIARLRSAYAQIPGVAFLYHQPTQEKMDESLSGLPALFGVTIYGRDNNRLVTLAGQAEEIMAKDSALANIINNTKIKSPQIIFRPDPLELARYGLAPGDVFATIQASRSGLLATTILRQRQQVQVLLKNDAPPDMTLDLLEGLAINTAKGPVPLRQLAKVEMTHLPAAVTRLNGQREVTLLAEVDGSIPAAVERLRQKFSAISLPEGYSITFTGQYQVLTQTIRDFLLVGLAAMMLVYLILTMQFHSWRQPLIILVTIPVALVGAIVLLAITQVGLDVSVGMGVLTLVGIAVNNAIVLLDYTNRQVAAGQDLTDALLAAASVRLRPILMTATTTICALIPVALNPAVGSRIFQPFAITVIGGLLSATFATLILVPVLRTFRQQGE
- a CDS encoding MFS transporter, translating into MSTESETPLPARRALPTTVWALGLVSMFMDVSSEIVHSLLPVFLVSILGASVQTVGLIEGVAEGTALIVKVFSGTLSDWLGKRKILALCGYGLGAFSKPLFAMAPSIGLVFGARFVDRIGKGVRGAPRDALVADVTPPAQRGAAFGLRQSLDSVGAFAGPLLAIGLMLLTGDNFRRVFWIAFIPGLMAVLILFFWVKEPASNSEKRFSFPFRRHSLARLGSGYWLVVVIGALFTLARFSEAFLLLRAEDLGLRAGLIPLVLVVMNIAYSLTAYPVGKLSDRIGRKGLMATGLLVLIAADLLLAGAANLWWVYAGAGLWGLHLGLTQGLLSALVADAATPELRGTAFGIFGLVSGIAILFASLLAGGLWQHFGAATTFYGGASIAAVALAGFTWAWKQRSPPRIKST
- a CDS encoding DedA family protein — protein: MLHQIVSWIVDTVGLWGYPGIIVLMFLESSFFPFPSEVVVPPAGYLAAQGEMSLALVIGSGILGSLLGASFNYWLAVRWGRPLFERYGRYFLVSSKSLDRAELFFARHGHISTFVGRLLPGIRQYISLPAGLARMNPLLFAAFTALGSGVWVIILALTGYVIGNNPQLVGQYLHRILWLVLFACLLLVAGYIWLRRRQGRSQGSLPEAADGNVD